One part of the Rutidosis leptorrhynchoides isolate AG116_Rl617_1_P2 chromosome 1, CSIRO_AGI_Rlap_v1, whole genome shotgun sequence genome encodes these proteins:
- the LOC139841866 gene encoding uncharacterized mitochondrial protein AtMg01250-like — protein sequence MEMMGFGPKWRKWISSCLESATISILVNGSPTNEFKLQRGVRQGDPLSPFLFILAAEGLYLLMKAAVRHNMFEGIEVGNDKISISHLQYVDDMIFFGSWSLENINNLMLLLKCFEETSGIKVNYNKSNLFGIGVEKCEIEQTAGIFGCKVGLLPFTYPGLPIGANMNKSQSWKPVVDKFEKRLAD from the coding sequence ATGGAAATGATGGGGTTCGGCCCAAAGTGGAGGAAATGGATCTCATCGTGTCTAGAATCCGCGACCATCTCCATATTAGTCAACGGCTCGCCTACAAATGAATTTAAACTCCAACGAGGGGTGAGACAAGGCGACCCATTGTCACCCTTTCTTTTTATCCTAGCGGCGGAGGGCTTATATTTATTAATGAAAGCGGCGGTTAGACATAATATGTTCGAAGGGATTGAAGTGGGAAATGACAAAATCTCTATTTCCCATCTCCAATACGTGGACGATATGATTTTTTTCGGGTCATGGAGTTTGGAAAATATCAACAACCTCATGCTTCTTCTTAAATGTTTCGAAGAAACGTCCGGTATCAAAGTGAATTACAACAAAAGTAATTTATTTGGAATAGGGGTCGAGAAATGTGAGATTGAGCAGACTGCTGGTATTTTCGGATGTAAAGTTGGTTTGCTCCCATTCACGTATCCTGGACTTCCAATCGGGGCGAATATGAACAAATCACAAAGTTGGAAACCGGTTGTGGATAAATTTGAAAAAAGACTCGCGGATTAG